Proteins encoded by one window of Geobacter sp. DSM 9736:
- a CDS encoding DEAD/DEAH box helicase — MTFAELELAPKILKAVEACGYNQPTPIQEQAIPLALAGRDLVATAQTGTGKTAAFVLPALQRLAAPSPVRSRGPRILVLTPTRELAGQVTDAVKTYGRLMQVRCGVILGGMPYREQLQLLSRPVDIIVATPGRLIDHLDRGKLDLSRVEALVLDEADRMLDMGFSEDVDRIAAALPAGRQTLMFTATLDRETLRLAARLLNDPQRVEIAPEQVTHDHIEQRLHLADDLSHKQRLLRHLIGDGEVRKAIIFSATKRDADSLALALKEEGHSAAALHGDMNQRARNRTIDAMKRGKIRLLVATDVAARGLDVSGISHVINYDLPKFAEDYVHRIGRTGRAGASGVAISFASLNELNYLDRIEKYLGQKLPEQRIAGLEPVRSFPRPGNRGSSGRFSTSEKRHSGYGSSSRKNDAAPAGKNRKWGKPKAANAPVVVYRHGARQGSQAS, encoded by the coding sequence ATGACGTTCGCAGAACTGGAGCTTGCTCCGAAAATTCTCAAGGCCGTTGAAGCATGCGGCTACAACCAACCAACCCCGATCCAGGAGCAGGCGATTCCGCTGGCGCTGGCAGGCCGAGATCTTGTTGCAACCGCTCAGACCGGCACCGGCAAGACGGCGGCATTCGTCCTTCCTGCCCTTCAGCGACTTGCCGCTCCTTCGCCTGTTCGGAGCAGAGGCCCTCGGATTCTGGTGCTCACACCGACTCGCGAGCTGGCAGGCCAGGTAACCGACGCTGTGAAGACGTATGGGCGCTTAATGCAGGTCCGCTGCGGCGTTATCCTCGGAGGAATGCCGTACCGGGAGCAGCTGCAGCTCCTTTCTCGTCCTGTCGACATCATCGTTGCGACTCCGGGAAGGCTTATAGATCACCTTGACCGCGGTAAGCTGGACCTTTCCAGGGTCGAGGCGCTGGTTCTCGATGAAGCCGACCGCATGCTCGACATGGGATTCAGCGAGGATGTCGACCGTATCGCTGCAGCGTTGCCTGCGGGACGTCAGACGCTTATGTTCACGGCTACGCTCGACCGCGAAACCCTCCGCCTCGCCGCAAGGCTCCTCAATGATCCGCAGCGGGTGGAGATCGCGCCTGAGCAGGTAACTCACGACCACATCGAGCAGCGCCTCCATCTGGCCGACGACCTTTCCCACAAACAACGGCTGCTTCGCCACCTCATCGGCGACGGTGAAGTGCGCAAGGCAATAATCTTTTCCGCCACGAAAAGAGATGCAGACAGTCTTGCCCTCGCTCTCAAGGAGGAAGGACACTCCGCAGCCGCGCTCCATGGAGATATGAACCAGAGAGCGCGCAACCGGACCATCGACGCCATGAAGCGCGGCAAGATCCGGCTTCTCGTCGCCACCGACGTGGCGGCGCGCGGCCTCGACGTCTCAGGCATCAGCCACGTGATCAACTACGATCTCCCGAAATTTGCAGAAGATTACGTTCATCGGATCGGCCGTACCGGTCGTGCCGGCGCCTCCGGAGTAGCTATTTCCTTTGCTTCCCTTAACGAGCTCAATTACCTAGACCGGATCGAGAAGTACCTGGGACAGAAGCTTCCCGAACAACGTATCGCAGGGCTTGAGCCAGTGCGCTCCTTTCCGCGTCCCGGAAACCGCGGCAGTTCCGGACGATTCAGCACCTCCGAAAAGCGCCACTCCGGGTACGGCTCTTCTTCGCGGAAGAACGACGCTGCTCCTGCCGGCAAGAACCGAAAATGGGGAAAGCCGAAAGCCGCCAATGCGCCGGTTGTAGTTTATCGTCATGGTGCGAGGCAGGGAAGCCAGGCCTCCTGA